One window of Botrimarina mediterranea genomic DNA carries:
- a CDS encoding serine/threonine-protein kinase, which translates to MQPDTLGPYTLGEPLGKGGMGSVYRAKHRDTGDIVAVKVLNPRLAVAEGFRDRFEAEIESLKALKHAGIVRLFGYGEEDGVLFYAMELIDGPSLEEELRNGRRFDWRETTQIAIQVCRALKHAHDHGIIHRDLKPANILLTKSGAAKLADFGIARMFGSSGVTIAGGVLGTADYMSPEQAAGTPVTARCDQYSLGGVMYALLTGRPPFRAADMAAMLQLQRFAIPEPVRRFAPDTPQDLERIIGKLLEKDPTDRFPNTRIVARRLEAMSLALARVAADDFELYQTAQAKAVVAEVEEDELSQAVTRDATEAEAPRQSRMERTSAFAPAKSLVPPSDTRYTHVEVEDSGDDASRWFALLAPAALTLLAAAMIGFFAWQFTRQPTADEAYERIAQSVESGETSSSAKSDIDRFLRHFPDDPRVEEVADWGRSIESEQRRRRMRLERWIGGAGDSPEELLMRHANDVALKDPLAGAEAFTALGKLLRSGDEPTPEAVALAEVAEREAERLRTESSDERRKLAEYFGERLTKADGSEERAAVAAAVIALAPPSPETEAVIEESRAILSSGQALP; encoded by the coding sequence ATGCAGCCCGATACTCTTGGCCCCTACACGCTCGGCGAGCCGCTCGGCAAGGGCGGCATGGGGTCGGTCTACAGGGCCAAGCACCGCGACACAGGCGACATTGTCGCGGTCAAAGTCTTGAACCCGCGCCTGGCGGTCGCCGAGGGGTTCCGCGATCGTTTTGAGGCGGAGATTGAATCGCTCAAGGCGCTCAAGCATGCCGGCATCGTGCGGCTGTTTGGCTACGGCGAAGAGGACGGCGTCCTGTTTTACGCCATGGAGCTGATCGACGGACCGAGTCTCGAAGAAGAGTTGCGCAACGGCCGGCGGTTCGACTGGCGCGAGACGACGCAGATCGCGATCCAGGTCTGCCGCGCTCTCAAGCACGCCCACGATCACGGCATCATCCACCGCGACCTCAAGCCGGCGAACATCCTGCTCACCAAGAGCGGCGCCGCCAAGCTCGCCGACTTCGGCATCGCACGGATGTTTGGTTCGTCGGGCGTCACGATCGCCGGCGGCGTGCTGGGGACGGCCGACTACATGTCGCCCGAGCAAGCGGCGGGCACGCCCGTCACCGCGCGGTGCGATCAGTACAGTCTCGGCGGCGTGATGTACGCGCTGCTCACCGGCCGGCCGCCGTTCCGCGCCGCGGACATGGCGGCGATGCTCCAGCTCCAACGCTTCGCGATCCCCGAGCCCGTCCGTCGCTTCGCGCCCGACACGCCGCAAGACCTGGAGCGGATCATCGGCAAGCTGCTCGAGAAGGACCCCACGGATCGTTTCCCGAATACGCGGATCGTCGCCCGCCGACTGGAGGCGATGAGCCTGGCGCTGGCGCGCGTGGCGGCGGATGACTTTGAGTTGTACCAGACGGCCCAGGCCAAAGCCGTCGTCGCCGAAGTCGAAGAGGACGAGCTGTCTCAAGCCGTCACGCGCGACGCCACCGAGGCCGAGGCGCCACGGCAGTCGCGGATGGAACGGACCTCGGCCTTCGCACCGGCAAAGTCGCTCGTGCCGCCTTCCGATACGCGTTACACGCATGTCGAAGTCGAAGACAGCGGCGACGACGCTTCACGCTGGTTTGCCTTGCTCGCCCCCGCGGCGTTGACGCTCTTGGCGGCGGCGATGATCGGCTTCTTCGCTTGGCAATTCACTCGGCAGCCTACCGCCGACGAAGCCTACGAGCGTATCGCGCAGAGCGTCGAAAGTGGCGAGACGTCGTCGTCCGCGAAGTCCGACATCGATCGCTTTCTCCGGCACTTTCCCGACGACCCACGTGTCGAGGAAGTCGCCGACTGGGGACGCTCGATCGAGTCCGAACAACGCCGGCGGCGGATGCGGCTCGAACGCTGGATCGGCGGCGCGGGGGACTCACCCGAAGAGCTCCTCATGCGGCACGCCAACGATGTGGCTCTGAAGGACCCTCTCGCCGGCGCCGAAGCGTTTACGGCGCTCGGTAAGCTGTTGCGATCCGGCGACGAGCCCACGCCCGAGGCCGTCGCGCTGGCGGAAGTTGCGGAACGCGAAGCGGAGCGATTGCGGACGGAGTCGTCGGACGAGCGTCGCAAACTGGCCGAGTACTTCGGTGAACGGCTCACTAAGGCCGACGGTTCGGAAGAGAGGGCGGCCGTCGCCGCCGCGGTGATTGCCCTCGCTCCGCCCTCGCCAGAAACCGAGGCGGTGATTGAGGAGTCGCGAGCGATCCTGTCGAGTGGGCAGGCCTTGCCGTAG
- the hemL gene encoding glutamate-1-semialdehyde 2,1-aminomutase: MPSSDPRYSQSHAAFARAKTLMPGGVNSPARAFGAVGGEPLFIDRAEGQWLWDIDGNRYLDYIGSWGPMILGHGHPVVVEALAAAVLRGTSFGAPTEGESELAQLIVDCVPSVERVRLVNSGTEATMSAIRLARGYTGRPRIVKFAGNYHGHVDSLLVAAGSAAATLAVPNSPGVTPGTAADTIVLHYNDAEALEEAFANHGPEIAAVIFEPVCGNMGVVVPTPAFLEALTNLPRENGALLVCDEVMTGFRLALGGAQERLGLEPDLTTLGKIVGGGLPVGAYGGRSEIMAKVLPEGPVFQAGTLSGNPLATAAGCATLRTLRENPPYEKLEKLSARLEKGLVDAAKSAGAPHVVQRMGSMVTLFFHDSPVRSWSEAAECDTARFGRYFWEMLDRGVYLPCSQYEALFISAAHTEADIDATVAAAKEAIAASA; this comes from the coding sequence ATGCCCTCGTCCGACCCCCGTTACTCCCAGAGCCACGCCGCGTTCGCCCGGGCGAAGACCCTTATGCCCGGTGGCGTGAACAGCCCCGCGCGGGCGTTCGGCGCTGTGGGGGGCGAGCCGCTCTTCATCGACCGCGCCGAAGGACAGTGGCTGTGGGACATCGACGGTAATCGATATCTCGATTACATCGGCTCATGGGGGCCAATGATTCTCGGGCACGGCCATCCGGTGGTCGTGGAGGCGCTCGCCGCCGCCGTGCTACGCGGCACGAGCTTCGGCGCGCCGACCGAGGGCGAGAGCGAGCTCGCGCAGCTGATCGTTGATTGCGTACCGAGCGTCGAACGCGTGCGCCTCGTGAACTCGGGGACCGAGGCGACGATGAGCGCGATCCGGCTAGCGCGCGGTTACACGGGGCGGCCGCGGATCGTCAAGTTCGCCGGCAACTACCACGGCCACGTTGATAGCCTGCTCGTGGCGGCCGGCAGCGCAGCGGCGACGCTCGCCGTGCCGAACTCGCCCGGCGTCACTCCGGGGACTGCCGCCGACACGATCGTGCTGCACTACAACGACGCCGAGGCGCTCGAAGAGGCGTTCGCCAACCACGGCCCCGAGATCGCCGCGGTGATCTTCGAGCCTGTGTGCGGCAACATGGGCGTCGTCGTCCCGACGCCCGCCTTCCTCGAAGCGCTCACCAACCTGCCGCGCGAGAACGGCGCGCTACTGGTCTGCGACGAAGTGATGACGGGCTTTCGCTTGGCGCTCGGTGGCGCGCAGGAGCGGTTGGGCCTCGAGCCCGACCTGACGACGCTCGGCAAGATTGTCGGCGGCGGCTTGCCGGTCGGCGCCTACGGCGGCCGCTCGGAGATCATGGCGAAGGTGTTGCCCGAGGGTCCCGTCTTCCAGGCCGGCACGCTTAGCGGCAACCCACTAGCGACGGCAGCCGGGTGCGCGACGCTGCGGACGCTGCGCGAGAACCCGCCGTACGAGAAGCTTGAAAAACTGAGTGCGAGACTCGAGAAAGGCCTCGTCGACGCCGCCAAGTCCGCCGGCGCGCCGCATGTCGTGCAGCGGATGGGGAGCATGGTGACGCTCTTCTTCCACGATAGCCCGGTCCGTTCTTGGAGCGAAGCCGCCGAGTGCGACACGGCCCGCTTCGGCCGTTACTTCTGGGAGATGCTCGACCGTGGCGTCTACCTGCCGTGCAGCCAGTACGAGGCGCTGTTCATCTCGGCGGCTCACACCGAAGCCGACATCGACGCCACGGTCGCCGCCGCAAAGGAAGCGATTGCCGCGTCGGCATGA
- the tsaB gene encoding tRNA (adenosine(37)-N6)-threonylcarbamoyltransferase complex dimerization subunit type 1 TsaB yields MMSQPTPSDQLSTATPAESGRWLAIETSGLFGSVAAGVVTDAGCELAAARPLPRDARSARTLAPAIQSLLSELGWAPSELAAVAIAVGPGSFTGLRVGVTTAKTLAWAAGAAAIGVDTLDALAEATGPPQEPTGRLWTLLDAQRGEMFVADFDAVEGAWERHRGTWRATTETLKAELRPGDRVVGPPAAAFGGEPIEPTAGAVLQVAWRRWRDGAADSVFALAPQYHRLSAAEEKLVIK; encoded by the coding sequence ATGATGTCACAACCGACCCCTTCCGACCAGCTTTCCACCGCGACCCCGGCCGAGTCGGGTCGCTGGCTCGCCATCGAGACCTCGGGCCTCTTCGGCTCCGTCGCCGCGGGCGTCGTCACCGACGCAGGCTGCGAGCTCGCCGCCGCGAGGCCGCTGCCACGGGACGCCCGCTCGGCCCGGACCTTAGCGCCGGCGATCCAGTCGTTGTTGAGCGAATTGGGCTGGGCGCCTAGCGAACTTGCGGCGGTCGCCATTGCGGTCGGGCCGGGATCGTTCACAGGCCTAAGGGTCGGCGTGACGACGGCCAAGACGCTCGCCTGGGCCGCCGGCGCCGCGGCAATTGGCGTCGATACGCTCGACGCCCTGGCCGAGGCCACAGGACCCCCTCAGGAGCCCACAGGACGCCTCTGGACGCTGCTTGACGCCCAACGCGGGGAAATGTTCGTCGCCGATTTCGATGCCGTAGAAGGCGCCTGGGAGCGTCACAGGGGCACGTGGCGTGCGACGACCGAAACCCTCAAGGCAGAGCTCCGCCCCGGAGACCGCGTCGTCGGCCCCCCCGCTGCGGCGTTTGGCGGCGAGCCGATCGAACCGACCGCCGGAGCCGTCCTCCAAGTCGCCTGGCGCCGCTGGCGCGACGGCGCCGCCGATAGCGTCTTCGCACTCGCTCCGCAGTACCATCGCTTGAGCGCCGCCGAAGAAAAACTCGTCATAAAGTGA
- a CDS encoding metallophosphoesterase family protein, with protein MKRAIISDIHGNLEALETVLAHIKEQGIDEVFCLGDVIGYGPKPCECLDAVIANCKVALLGNHDQGALFDPEGFNSGAERAIFWTRDQLEAIKGDRDQVDLRWDFLGGLPRVHRDRDWLFVHGSARNPVNEYVFPEDIYNQKKMEKLFSLVPHGCFQGHTHVPGVFTESRNFVTPEETNYVYEVNDQKFMVNVGSVGQPRDGDPRACYVVQEDDRITFHRVEYDIDATANLIYATPELDNFLGDRIKQGR; from the coding sequence TTGAAACGCGCCATCATCAGCGACATCCACGGCAACCTTGAGGCGCTCGAGACGGTTCTCGCGCACATCAAGGAGCAGGGGATCGACGAGGTCTTCTGCCTCGGCGACGTCATCGGCTACGGGCCGAAGCCCTGCGAGTGCCTCGACGCGGTGATCGCCAACTGCAAAGTGGCCCTGTTGGGCAACCACGACCAGGGCGCGCTGTTCGATCCCGAGGGCTTCAACAGCGGCGCCGAGCGGGCCATCTTCTGGACCCGCGACCAGCTCGAAGCCATCAAGGGCGACCGCGACCAGGTCGATCTACGCTGGGACTTTCTCGGCGGACTGCCGCGGGTCCATCGCGACCGCGATTGGCTCTTCGTTCACGGGTCGGCCCGCAACCCGGTGAACGAGTACGTCTTCCCCGAAGACATCTACAACCAGAAGAAGATGGAGAAGCTGTTCAGCCTCGTGCCGCACGGCTGCTTCCAGGGCCACACGCACGTGCCGGGCGTCTTCACCGAGAGCCGCAACTTCGTCACGCCCGAAGAAACGAACTACGTCTACGAAGTCAACGACCAGAAGTTCATGGTGAACGTCGGCTCGGTCGGCCAGCCGCGCGACGGCGACCCGCGGGCGTGCTACGTGGTGCAGGAGGACGACCGCATCACGTTCCACCGGGTCGAGTACGACATCGACGCCACGGCGAACCTGATTTACGCAACGCCAGAACTCGACAATTTCCTCGGCGACCGCATCAAGCAAGGTCGCTGA
- a CDS encoding YidC/Oxa1 family insertase periplasmic-domain containing protein, giving the protein MDIQQRRPTPRGGQQPQDQRFFLILLMSLGIFMLMNSMFAPAPVQEKPDDKAADIVEGPQRDAEAEPDIPADDAGTIEDDAPARAEHIALGSVDPAGAYRMLLTVNNVGGAIERVELSSDNFRDLDDRSGYLGQLALTDAEGGGALVNYVGPGTPAAEAGLQVGDIITQGIINSSASSSPASREQPIADAHDLLRLLDRARPRQTISLIGNRNGDDLSLTAKLRRQPLDLMRPEAENVRLHSPNLAEEYASVPSFFVRLKSVSGSNAAAVVEANRELLEEPWTVDQRDDEAVTLRQRLPKLGLEVVKRFTVVQTPEAERKNEAHPSYHFDISVELRNLRTESQTVAYELEGPNGMPIEGFWFANKIGRGDGSFFGDWGSFGLRDVVVRFVDDRLTQFASSTVADGDVKPMGQGRPLAFAGVDSQYFASIVIPRKANLTDVRTAEVRAELATEKLPNSDQSRWQNVTVVLESEPTILGAAESDSASVTDDYRVFAGPKLPELLQAYAAGDDPNHTLHDVLYYGWFGWAAKPMLWLLHTFNGLVGNYGIAIIMLTVCVRGAMFPISRQTAKNMVKMQELKPEIDRIAERYKEDMQKRSQAQQELFRKHNYNPAAGCLPLFIQLPIFMGLYRALAVDVELRQAPLISDAIRFCSNLAAPDMFLDWSAYMPQWMNNGVGIFGFGPYFNLLPLVTVALFLLQQKMFMPEPTNDQMRMQQQMMKYMMLFMGLMFFKVPSGLCIYFIASSLWGIAERKMLPKPTPPAGGAISPKTSPVKTPPSSNGAAKAKAAAKRAKGKKRK; this is encoded by the coding sequence ATGGACATCCAACAACGCCGGCCGACGCCCCGCGGCGGCCAGCAGCCGCAGGACCAGCGGTTCTTTCTGATCCTGCTCATGTCGCTGGGCATCTTCATGCTGATGAACAGCATGTTCGCCCCGGCGCCGGTGCAAGAGAAACCAGACGATAAGGCCGCCGACATCGTTGAAGGCCCGCAGCGCGACGCCGAGGCCGAGCCCGACATCCCCGCCGACGACGCCGGCACGATCGAGGACGACGCCCCCGCTAGAGCGGAGCACATCGCGTTGGGGTCGGTCGATCCCGCCGGCGCGTACCGGATGCTGCTGACGGTCAACAACGTCGGCGGCGCCATCGAACGCGTCGAACTCTCCAGCGACAACTTCCGCGACCTCGACGACCGCAGTGGCTATCTCGGACAGCTTGCGCTGACCGACGCGGAAGGGGGCGGCGCGCTGGTGAACTACGTCGGCCCGGGAACGCCCGCGGCCGAAGCGGGGCTGCAAGTTGGAGATATCATTACCCAGGGCATCATCAACAGCTCCGCTTCGTCCTCGCCGGCAAGTAGAGAACAACCGATCGCGGATGCCCACGACCTGTTGCGACTGCTCGATCGTGCTAGGCCGCGACAGACAATCTCGCTCATCGGTAATCGCAATGGCGACGACCTCTCGCTGACCGCCAAGCTCCGCCGCCAGCCGCTCGACCTCATGCGGCCCGAGGCCGAGAACGTCCGCCTGCACTCACCGAACCTAGCGGAAGAATATGCTTCGGTTCCCTCGTTTTTCGTGCGGTTGAAGTCGGTGAGCGGCAGCAACGCCGCGGCCGTTGTCGAGGCGAACCGCGAACTTCTCGAAGAGCCCTGGACCGTTGATCAGCGCGACGACGAAGCCGTTACGCTTCGCCAACGGCTGCCGAAGCTTGGGCTCGAAGTCGTGAAGCGTTTCACGGTGGTCCAGACGCCGGAGGCCGAGCGGAAGAACGAGGCGCATCCGTCGTATCACTTCGACATCTCGGTCGAGCTTCGCAACCTACGCACTGAGTCGCAGACAGTTGCTTACGAGCTGGAAGGCCCGAACGGGATGCCGATCGAGGGCTTCTGGTTCGCCAACAAGATCGGCCGCGGCGACGGCAGCTTCTTCGGCGACTGGGGCAGCTTTGGCTTGCGCGACGTGGTTGTGCGGTTCGTTGACGACCGGCTGACGCAGTTCGCTTCATCGACCGTCGCCGACGGCGATGTCAAGCCGATGGGGCAGGGCCGCCCGTTGGCGTTCGCCGGCGTCGATTCGCAGTACTTCGCTTCGATCGTCATCCCGCGGAAGGCGAACCTTACCGACGTCCGCACCGCCGAGGTACGCGCCGAGTTGGCGACCGAGAAGCTCCCCAACAGCGATCAGAGCCGTTGGCAGAACGTGACCGTCGTGTTGGAAAGTGAGCCGACAATCCTCGGCGCGGCGGAAAGCGACTCGGCCAGTGTGACGGATGACTATCGCGTCTTCGCCGGGCCGAAGCTGCCCGAGTTGCTCCAGGCCTACGCCGCCGGCGACGACCCCAACCACACGCTCCACGACGTGCTGTACTACGGTTGGTTCGGCTGGGCAGCGAAGCCGATGCTGTGGCTACTGCACACGTTCAACGGCCTGGTGGGCAACTACGGCATCGCCATCATCATGCTGACGGTCTGCGTCCGCGGCGCCATGTTCCCGATCAGCCGGCAGACGGCGAAGAACATGGTGAAGATGCAGGAGCTGAAGCCGGAGATCGACCGCATCGCCGAGCGCTACAAGGAAGACATGCAGAAGCGGTCACAGGCGCAGCAGGAGCTGTTCCGCAAGCACAACTACAACCCGGCCGCGGGGTGTCTGCCGCTATTCATCCAGCTGCCGATCTTCATGGGCCTGTACCGGGCCCTGGCGGTCGATGTCGAGCTGCGACAGGCTCCCCTGATCAGCGACGCGATCCGCTTCTGCAGCAACCTCGCCGCGCCGGACATGTTCCTCGACTGGTCGGCCTATATGCCGCAGTGGATGAACAACGGCGTCGGCATCTTCGGCTTCGGGCCGTACTTCAACCTTTTGCCGCTGGTCACCGTCGCGTTGTTCCTGCTCCAGCAGAAGATGTTCATGCCGGAGCCGACCAACGACCAGATGCGCATGCAGCAGCAGATGATGAAGTACATGATGCTGTTCATGGGCCTGATGTTCTTTAAGGTGCCCAGCGGTTTGTGCATCTACTTCATCGCTTCGAGCCTGTGGGGCATAGCCGAGCGGAAGATGCTCCCCAAGCCCACGCCACCGGCAGGAGGCGCCATCTCGCCGAAGACATCGCCTGTGAAGACGCCGCCGAGTAGCAACGGCGCCGCGAAGGCGAAGGCCGCTGCGAAGCGAGCGAAGGGGAAGAAGCGGAAGTAG
- a CDS encoding tRNA modification GTPase, producing MTPDVNDTIVAIATARGASERGAVRVSGPRALAIVAALSGEPLTCSAPRRLGDRVLSIEMAGTQRHVPVDLFVWPDERSYTRQPSVEVHTIGSPAVLDAIVRACLAGGCRLAEPGEFTLRALLVGRIDLTQAEAVLSVIDARSDERLAAALEQLAGGLSTPLHRLRADLLGLLADLEAGLDFVEEEDVRFVEPEALRRRLTEAAELVEATLQQVTARDAAQRLPRVAIIGPPNVGKSRLFNALVDRYSVESQRPQALVADAVGVTRDLLAATVDLDGARVELIDTAGADETAAIDAIDGVARERLSAVLRDADVFVECRRADRIAGVLPPERIGVATMADLSPVETPTSWLRTSATSGEGLEELAAEIKVRVLETTHDALGVTADRARTGLVQAHEALVRAFAAADVGDELVSLELRAALDGLGRVVGEVVTDEVLGEIFGKFCIGK from the coding sequence GTGACGCCCGACGTTAACGACACGATCGTCGCCATCGCAACGGCCCGCGGCGCGAGCGAGCGCGGCGCGGTGCGGGTGTCGGGGCCGAGGGCGCTCGCGATCGTTGCGGCGCTAAGCGGCGAGCCGCTGACGTGTAGCGCTCCTCGACGATTAGGCGACCGCGTTCTATCGATTGAAATGGCCGGGACGCAACGTCATGTCCCGGTGGACCTTTTCGTCTGGCCCGACGAACGCAGTTATACTCGGCAGCCATCCGTCGAGGTCCACACGATCGGTTCGCCGGCGGTGCTCGACGCGATCGTGCGGGCGTGCCTGGCGGGCGGCTGTCGGCTGGCCGAGCCGGGCGAGTTTACGCTGCGGGCGCTCCTTGTGGGACGGATCGACCTAACGCAGGCCGAGGCGGTGCTGTCGGTGATCGACGCCCGCAGCGACGAGCGTCTCGCGGCGGCGCTGGAGCAACTCGCCGGGGGTCTCTCGACGCCGCTGCACCGGCTGCGAGCCGACCTCCTGGGCCTGCTCGCCGATCTCGAAGCGGGACTCGACTTCGTCGAGGAGGAGGACGTTCGCTTTGTTGAACCCGAAGCGCTCCGCCGCCGACTGACCGAGGCCGCCGAGCTTGTCGAGGCGACGCTCCAACAGGTAACCGCGCGCGACGCCGCCCAACGGCTGCCGCGCGTGGCGATCATCGGCCCGCCGAACGTGGGCAAGAGCCGGCTCTTCAATGCGCTAGTGGATCGCTACAGCGTCGAGTCGCAACGACCGCAGGCGTTGGTGGCTGATGCGGTTGGCGTGACGCGCGACTTGCTCGCCGCCACGGTCGATCTGGATGGCGCGCGCGTCGAACTGATCGACACGGCCGGCGCCGACGAGACGGCGGCGATCGACGCGATCGACGGCGTCGCCCGCGAGCGCCTGTCGGCCGTGCTTCGCGACGCCGACGTTTTCGTCGAATGCCGCCGCGCCGACCGCATCGCCGGCGTGCTGCCGCCCGAACGGATCGGCGTTGCGACGATGGCCGATCTTTCACCGGTTGAGACGCCAACGAGTTGGCTAAGGACTAGCGCTACGAGTGGCGAAGGCCTTGAGGAACTCGCCGCTGAGATTAAAGTCCGCGTCCTTGAAACAACGCACGACGCCCTCGGCGTCACCGCCGACCGCGCGCGGACGGGACTCGTCCAAGCCCATGAAGCACTGGTTCGAGCGTTCGCCGCGGCAGACGTCGGCGACGAGTTGGTGTCGCTCGAACTACGCGCGGCGCTCGACGGGCTAGGCCGCGTTGTCGGCGAGGTCGTGACCGACGAGGTGCTGGGGGAGATCTTTGGGAAGTTTTGTATTGGGAAGTAA
- a CDS encoding POT family MFS transporter: MASHRTAPDPQQTQMPGGIPYIVGNEAAERFSFYGMRVILAAFLTKHLVGLDGEPDNLTEEQATAAISWFIAATYTTPFVGAIIADRYFGKYRTILWLSLFYCAGHALMAMVDTPLAETIRSRYILYIGLALIACGAGAIKPCVTAHVGDQFGTSNKHLLPRVYSWFYFSINLGAIGSQLLTPWLLNHPSFGPAWAFGVPGVLMAIATFMFWLGRNKFVHVPPSGSAFWKETLSPEGVRALLNLLPLLLFVAMFWSLFDQTASAWVFQADKMDLRLPLLGFSLDPSQMQAINGMFVLTLVPLFSIVVYPFVDRFIAVTPLRKIGAGLFITAGSFAVSALIEQRITDGQTPSIGWQILAYFILTAAEVLISITMLEFFYTQAPRRMKSFVMAFCMISISIGNVFTALVNTFIEREDGTVLLPGASYYWFFAGSMLVVAIAYLAWAPFYRGSTYLQGEEEVVADAHG; encoded by the coding sequence TTGGCCAGCCATCGCACCGCCCCCGACCCGCAGCAAACTCAGATGCCGGGGGGCATCCCTTACATCGTCGGCAACGAGGCCGCCGAACGTTTTAGTTTTTATGGGATGCGGGTAATTCTCGCGGCCTTCCTTACCAAGCACTTGGTGGGTCTTGATGGCGAGCCCGACAACCTCACTGAGGAGCAGGCCACAGCGGCGATCAGTTGGTTCATTGCAGCGACCTATACGACGCCGTTCGTCGGGGCGATCATCGCCGATCGATACTTTGGCAAGTACCGCACCATCCTGTGGCTATCGCTCTTCTATTGCGCGGGCCATGCGTTGATGGCGATGGTCGATACGCCGCTGGCTGAGACAATCCGATCACGCTACATACTATATATCGGGCTCGCGCTGATCGCGTGCGGCGCAGGGGCTATCAAGCCGTGCGTCACCGCGCACGTCGGCGATCAGTTCGGGACTAGCAACAAGCATCTGCTGCCACGCGTCTACAGTTGGTTTTACTTCTCGATCAACCTCGGCGCGATCGGGTCTCAGCTTCTCACCCCGTGGCTCTTGAATCACCCGTCGTTCGGCCCTGCATGGGCCTTCGGCGTGCCCGGCGTCTTGATGGCGATCGCAACCTTCATGTTCTGGCTCGGCCGCAACAAGTTTGTCCATGTCCCGCCATCTGGTTCCGCCTTCTGGAAAGAGACCCTCAGCCCCGAGGGCGTCAGAGCGCTATTGAACCTCCTGCCACTACTGCTCTTCGTCGCGATGTTCTGGTCGCTCTTCGACCAGACCGCGAGTGCCTGGGTGTTTCAGGCCGATAAGATGGACCTGCGTCTGCCGCTGTTGGGCTTCTCGCTGGACCCGTCGCAGATGCAGGCCATCAACGGCATGTTCGTGCTCACGCTTGTGCCGCTGTTTTCGATCGTGGTTTACCCGTTCGTCGATCGATTCATTGCCGTCACCCCACTACGGAAGATCGGCGCCGGGTTATTCATCACGGCCGGATCGTTCGCCGTCTCGGCCTTGATCGAGCAGCGCATCACCGATGGCCAAACGCCGTCGATCGGTTGGCAGATTCTCGCTTACTTCATCCTGACCGCGGCCGAGGTGCTGATCTCGATTACGATGCTCGAGTTCTTCTACACCCAGGCGCCGCGGCGGATGAAGTCTTTCGTCATGGCCTTCTGCATGATCAGCATCTCAATCGGCAACGTCTTCACGGCCCTAGTGAACACGTTCATCGAACGCGAAGACGGCACGGTGCTGCTCCCTGGGGCCAGCTACTATTGGTTCTTCGCCGGGTCGATGTTGGTGGTCGCGATCGCCTACCTGGCATGGGCGCCGTTCTACCGGGGAAGCACCTACCTACAGGGTGAAGAGGAAGTCGTCGCCGACGCGCATGGTTAG
- a CDS encoding RsmB/NOP family class I SAM-dependent RNA methyltransferase, giving the protein MIEIDDAYGLPCEFVGRLRAVFGERAEEVLRTFGETRRPGAWANPLRSDDADPLVLMAEVGVEGRRCEWLPEAATIESADKSKVTESAIAADGRLYVQNLSSMLAPLVLDPQPGETVLDLAAAPGGKTLHLAARMRLEGELAAVEPVRDRFFKLRQNLERCGAGEFVRTFTHDGRDVGRKTPERFDAVLLDAPCSSEARFDPQHPGTFAYWGPRKLAESARKQKALLRSALDATRPGGRVLYCTCSFAPEENELVVAHTLRRLAGVVEIEPIDLSIGDSQMAGLTAWQGKRLPDVIAETVRIVPDDRLAGFYLAMLRKID; this is encoded by the coding sequence TTGATCGAGATCGACGACGCCTACGGATTGCCGTGCGAATTCGTTGGGCGGCTGCGCGCCGTGTTTGGCGAAAGGGCTGAGGAGGTGCTGCGGACGTTTGGTGAGACGCGGCGGCCGGGCGCGTGGGCGAACCCACTTCGAAGCGACGATGCGGACCCGCTTGTGCTCATGGCGGAGGTCGGCGTCGAGGGTCGGCGTTGCGAGTGGCTCCCCGAGGCGGCGACGATCGAGTCGGCGGACAAGTCGAAGGTGACGGAGTCGGCGATTGCGGCGGATGGTCGGCTCTATGTGCAGAATCTTTCGAGCATGCTCGCTCCGTTGGTGCTCGATCCGCAGCCGGGCGAGACGGTGCTCGACCTCGCCGCGGCGCCGGGCGGGAAGACGCTGCATCTGGCGGCGCGGATGCGGCTCGAAGGCGAATTGGCGGCGGTCGAGCCCGTCCGCGACCGCTTCTTCAAGTTAAGGCAGAACCTGGAGCGCTGCGGCGCCGGCGAATTCGTCCGCACCTTTACGCACGACGGCCGCGATGTGGGCCGCAAGACGCCCGAGCGTTTCGACGCGGTGCTGCTCGACGCGCCGTGTTCGAGCGAGGCGCGGTTCGACCCCCAGCATCCGGGGACGTTCGCCTACTGGGGACCGCGCAAGCTCGCCGAGTCGGCCCGGAAGCAAAAAGCTCTGCTGCGGTCGGCCCTCGACGCCACACGACCCGGCGGGCGGGTGCTTTACTGCACCTGCTCTTTCGCGCCGGAAGAGAACGAGCTGGTGGTGGCCCACACGCTGCGACGGCTCGCCGGTGTGGTCGAGATCGAACCAATCGACCTTTCCATTGGCGATAGCCAGATGGCGGGGCTCACGGCATGGCAAGGCAAGCGTCTACCCGATGTGATCGCCGAAACGGTGCGGATCGTCCCCGACGATCGCCTGGCGGGGTTCTATTTGGCTATGCTGAGGAAGATCGACTAA